GCAGCTGCAGAGGACGATGCCATGGTGTCGCAAGGTCCTGATCTGCGAATCGTTGTAGCTGTCTGTGTATAGGTCCGTGTGTATGTGTCGGGCGGCAAGGGTCGATCGACGGTGACACCAAAACCGAGTCTCGAGTTGTTTGCGCTTGGAGACGTCACGAACGAATAATTGAGGGAAAGCTGACAGTAGGGGCGCGTGGGGTAATGCTCGTTTAAATAATTCGATGCGGCTTCGACTGACGTAAATTGAAGAGAAAAGAAGGCAGTCGTTCAGATGCCGGCTTTGTTGGCTCGAGATTTTGTCGTTTGCTCCAGTGCCTTGTTCGAGTGAGGTGGGAAAGGACTGGAAATATCCAGCGTGGAGAGGTTGCTGATGGCGGCAAACGGACCCGACCGCGGGCTGGTTGTCGAAATCGGAGCCAATGCGAAGGTGGGGTTACCCGAGCTGCAGGGGTTCGAGGTGCCGGTATCTGAGGGGCTTCGGTCAGCTATCTCACCGAGACAGACCGATAGAACTTCGGTGAAGGAATGTCAGTTTTGTGGTTGGGGACAGTGAAGACTTACCGTACCTAGAACCGACGCACTGCTTCGAATCAATTCGCATATTCACACGTCCATGGTGACTCTTCGAAGCTTGGGATCTTTCTTCCCATCGTGTTGCCAAACAAGGGTATCATTTCTCGCGTCCTGATCATCGTACAGCTCTCGGAATCACCCGCCTCTCGCGGCACAGCTTATTTCTTCTTCGTCCCTCCGAACCCCGTAATCCCCATCGCAGCCATCATATCATCCTCATCATGCTCGCCCTCAATCCTCACATCATCTCCATATTCCATCTTAACCTTCTCCGCCGCCTCTTTCTCGGTCTTTCTCCTTTCATCCGCGtctttcctcttcttcctcctctcctcCGCCTCCTTGGCATTCTCCTCCTCACGTAGCGCAAGCCTATCCTGCAAACTCGTCGCCTTCTCCTTTTCCAGATCCAGCTTCCTCTGCCAATGCCATTCAATCCTCTCCCTCACCTCCTCCGCACTCGCCCTCTTGACCTCGGTCTTCTGCCCCGTGTTGGCCAAGTGCTGCGGCGTGTTCAAGTGCTCCACAAACTGCTTGTTGTCCTTGAACGTGAGATCACACGGCTCGCAGTAGAATCCCGCGCCGCGGCCTCTCTTGCCCACACCCGCGCCCGCGGGCACGAGCTGCGTCTTGCCGACCTGCGCGCTGAGGTCCAGGACGTTGCGCCGCGCCTGCGTGAGGGTCTCGTCCCCCGTCAGGGGCTTGTAGTATTTCTTGcccgcgagcttagcctcgtaccGGGCTTtggcttcttctttttctttggcCTCGCGGTCTTTGGCTTTGGCTGCGTATTCGTCTAGGTCGTAGGTCTTGCGGAAGTCGGTGTCGCCTGCAGGCGCGCCGTAGGCGCTTGCTTTCTTGTCGGCCATTGTTTGGGTTTCGTGACTGGGTTCTCTGTGGAGGTAGGTACTTCGTGACGGTGCTCCTCGTCGGCAGCTTCGCGATCTGAAGAGGGGAGATACGTCGAAAAAGTCGAAGTCGGATTCGTTTGTTGGGCAGGACCCGCGACGAGCAATAGCGTGGTTGATGGTTACAGAGCTTGACCAGACGCGTTCGATGATGAAATTTAAAGCCTGGGAAGACGAGCTGGGGTTGAGTGAGGCTGCAGGGGTTGGGGATCAGAATTGGGAGGGGCCAGGCGAGACAGGGTCCAGGGGGTGCGATGGTGGGGTTGTAgcgctaaaaaaaaaaagataccTACCCCTCCATCCAATTCCCCCTCCAAGGTGTGGAAGAAAAAAGTTACGCCCAACTTCGACGAATTTTCATACTTATTGAACGACTGCCTGTGACCAGATATTCGAGCACACGTCAATACTCCCCTCGGAAAGTTGCAGAAGAACAACCGCCAGAATGCTGTACCTCGTAGGACTAGGTCTCTCCGACGAGACCGATATCACAGTCAAGGGCCTCGAAGTCGTCAAGAAGGCCTCGCGAGTCTACCTTGAAGCCTACACGAGCATCCTTCTCGTCGACAAGGCCGTCTTGGTGCGCCTGGTCTTTTCAAACTATTCTCTTTCCCGATGACAGGTTTTGTCTAACACCTGCGTCAAACCATCTAGGAAGCCTACTACGGCCGCGAAATCGTAGTAGCAGACCGCGAAATGGTCGAATCCAACAGCGACGAGATCCTCCGCGACGCCCAGACCGAAGATGTAGCCTTCTGCGTCGTCGGCGATCCCTTTGGCGCGACAACGCACACCGACCTCGTCCTCCGCGCCCGCGAGCTCTCCATCCCCGTCGCCACCGTTCCCAACGCCTCCATCATGTCCGGCATCGGCGCCACCGGCTTGCAGCTCTACAACTTTGGCCAGACCGTCTCTATGGTCTTTTTCACCGACACCTGGAAGCCGGCCTCCTTTTACGACCGCATTAAGGAGAACCGCGATATCGGTCTGCACACGCTCGTCTTGCTCGACATCAAGGTCAAGGAGCAGAGCCTCGAGGATATGGCGAGGGGACGGAGGGTCTACCAGCCGCCGCGGTACATGACTGTCGGACAGTGCGCTGCGCAGATGCTCGAGATTGAAGAGGATAAGAAGGATGGCGTGTATACGCCTGATAGCCTGGCTATTGGAGCGGCGCGCGTGGGAGGCAAGACTGAAAAGTATGTTGCTGGCACGCTGAAGGAGTTGTGCGAAACGGATGAGATCCTGGGGGGCCCGCTTCACAGCATGGTTCTCCTCGGCAGAAGGGCACACGAGCTGGAGCGCGACTACATTCGCGAGTTTGCGGTGAACAATGAGACGTTTGACAAGAGCTGGGCTGCGGACTATGGGAAGCAATAATCGTCATTCATATCCCGTGACTGGGCGGGGTTTTGCGGCTTATTCCGCCGATAACCTTCATCTACTTTGTGCTATTATTACATGCCGCCGCCATTATTACAACTCTTACGCATCTTAGCTCAAGAGGAAGCTGAGCGGTACTGCTCGACCTCCTGGGAGGAGACTTCTCTCAACTTATTGACCTTTGCCGGGCTGCCGGTCACGACACCCTCGGCCAGCTGGGCGACCTTGCCGATGAAGGTAGCGTTGCTGAGGGCATAGGTGATGCTGACGGTCTTGACGCGGATGATACCGATGCGGGGATCGTTCTCAGAGCCGTCGTGGGTGCCGTCACCGAGGTCACCGACCCACGCCTTGAGTGCAGGGCTGTAGTGCTTCTTTACCAGCGAACGGTCGGTAATGACGCTAGAGACACCTGAGACGGAGGCCCAGTCACCTGAGCTGTTGATGAAGGAGATGTTGATGTGGGGATCGCTGTCAATCTCATCCGTCTTGTTGGACTCGGTGTTGGTGTGGAACAGCAGATCAATTCCGCCGTTTTCCTGGGTAGACGTTAGAAAGAAAGAGCTCGTGAGAGGCGTCAGGGTAGAAAACGAACCGTTGCGGCCAGAGCCATGGCGCGAGAGACGAGAGCGCCAGACTTTGCATCTCTGGTGGTCATCATGGCAAACTTGGTCTTGTCGGCGAAGCTGACAAAGGCCTCGACCTTATCCTTGACGGAGACATCGTTGTCCTGGTTGGCTGCCTTATAGGGATCGGCGGGCTTGCTGCCGGTGGAAGTGTTTGAGAAAGACATGATAAAAGGGGTTCTTGGGAGTTTGTTTGTGGTTTTGGGAGGATTGATTAGTCTTGAATGGGATTGAACGCGTCGATTGAGCTGAATAGTCCGAATGATGGATCGTGAGAAAAGTACAGGAGAAGACATTGAGTTGCACGAGGGAGGTTCTTGTAGAAGGAGTATTTGAACCCCCTCCTACCTAGGGCGGCCCCTCAGGCGAGCTGACCTCATTGCTGTAGCTACGTGCAGCCAGGCACGACCGATTTCATCATCGAAAAAGCACGTTGGGAAAGGTCTCAAAAGgaattacctaaggtaggGTAGCTAGCTAGTGACTGAGCGACGGCCGAGTGACCACGGGTCGCAGTGTCGGTCGCGCGGAGGTTAGGGAGCTTGAGCTGCAGAGCAGCAAATGGGCGAGACATCATGACGTCAAGAGCAGAGGGGCAGATGGCGTTCGTTCCTGCCTACCATAGAAGGGGCCAGCCCGCAGTGGCACCACGGGCAAATGGGGTTCcatgaggtaaggtagcaaggtaggtaggtaggcagcTCCATGAAAGTCTCGATGAACGACGCGTTTTATGGGGTTAAATTCATCATTGATCGTCTTGTTTGCGTGGTCGGAGCTGGGTTGATGTTGATATCGGCACTGGGCGTGGAGTGCTCCATGGGAGCGAATCTGCTGCTATGTGGCATTGCGTGCAGTGCACATGAACCATGGGAATTCCTACTTAACACATGAGCTCCTCGGTCGAGCTTCACTTACGAAGGTAGCCTGCCAGTGGGGAGCGTAGGTCTTCAATCAATAAATGCCCAGACAAGGTAGCGCAATCCGAGCTTCGGTTTAGCCTTTCGATTGCGACTTGTGCCAGCGGCGTCAGCTGTCGCCGGTCTGTGTGGCATTTTTGTTCTccataagtcgacccacccccttttggccaccccccccttttggccaccccatttctccatcccagccaccgcattaaaaccctacccacgattttcaaACCACCACAACAATTACAAAAATCGTccaaatataattcttttttatatacttatttattaatatataataatctcgtataccgaaaataaagttattcgggctcttaaggctattagaagaggtctcttagttaatcgggccttaattaagttcggagttttaaagttaactctttataaccgtaggagaggctattaaacgaaggtaatagtattcgtagacctctagaggcttcctctatagtaagaagactagctagcttagtaagtttatatttagtataatctaagtattatactaacttataaatagcttataaaatttactaagcgagttctaagatcctaaggggatataaatcctcttaaaaaaaaaaaaaaaacgcttttttaaaaaagaacttattaattaaggtctagaaaagtcgtactatcgattcgaggtatctaaatagggctattattaatataattaagttataatttaaattacttaatatactaaaaattagtaatattaaataggctaataagtataatataaataagactagtatcctagagggtaagggatttaatagcctagttttagGTAAAGTAAAAAccataataatataaaaaaaagagcctagttcgcgtacttaggtatttataattaagtatatttttattaatagtcgagctattaaactactaattatatataagggaaagtcggtataatagtagtagtttctacttaaacttaacccttatactagttaggagtttataataatagataatagctaAACGACCGATAAGactacccttaagtagttaaaaatagtattcttattataaactaagaccccccccccttagggggcttagtatacttaataagccttaactattagttctaaatagctataggagttatacgATAAcaaaatttatataagaatactatagaaataacgtttacttattattcttattactatatacttcttatatcctctaactattagatatagctatttttagacctattaagtctaagtataagaaagagcttagtaaggaggatataatAGATAATTTTACTATCGTTAAAAAgcagtactttttaagctattattaaaaagctcgtttagttagtttaacgttgttaaatatataaagtaggtagaaagtaactagactatatccccctaatatagctagactacttactaatttaataatcctacttaacttagttatactaactaaaaagaccgtaaatactaagtaagtaactagtaatattaaaaaagttattaactaggtattagtagcgtctattattaactagttaatacttaggaaggctagcgagctctataattagttaaagttatttatagagcttagtctagactataatacttaacgactactatttaaaaaagtaaaaaaagtatttaacgaGTAAgcctactatttagtaatattttagtactatattcgagttttaaaagctaaagttaactaattaaggctatagaaaaagaagagtatattaataaacctaaaCACTAAGTtcgtaaatatttaggatatatagagagcttaggaagactttagtaaccgtctagttagtcctagtcgactcgtatgggtcgaattacctagggagaataataactatattattatagtagtagaagatagttaattaattaagtatagttagtagcgatgttttgatactatgttttgatagggtggccaaaagggggggggtggccaaaagggggtgggtcgacttagtCCAGTCGCGATGCAGATGCGAGAGGCACAGACAAAAAGGCTGAAGGCATTGACAGCCACGGAGAGACAGAGGAGAAACGATTAGTGGTTGCTCCGATTATCTGGGGTAAGAGTTTTGCGTGACTTGAAGGATCAGACTGAGGTGCTCTATCGGCAACTCCCACAATGCCGTGACTGACGAGCCCGATGCTGCCACCAAACAACGATCGGGATCGGGAAGCTACAACGGGGCATCCGTACTTGCCCTCGTGTCTCCTTTCCTGCCTTTGACACCTCTCTCCAGCCTTACATAATGCACCTTATGTCAAGGCAGGTAGGCGCACTCTGTTTACTTTCCTATCCACCTTATGTAAAGAACATTGCATGGTACCTCGTATGCAGCACTGCGAACTGCGGCTGCCCTTCGGTGTAAGTCCAGATCGGGATCGATCAATCCAAGACATACATTAGGTCAAGATGGAGAGCTAGACAGCCATGTTTGCGCATGTTAGGCGCTTGTTTTCTTCCTGGCCTGCTTCTGAATACCCAGGCGGTTTGGCACGTTGGTAGAGCATATCCAACTGCTGTTTGTCAAAGACAATTCcacgaaagaaaagaagcgATTCTCATCTTTGATTGCTGAACGTCTGACCTTTAGTTTCCATACGGCTGCAATTGACTCCAAGCGCCCAGAGCAGATTCGGAAGCTACCTCAAGTACTTCGTACCCACCCCtgtataggtaggtaccttacgCTAGGTACCTCTTGCCCCTGCCCCTGCCGTCCCTGCTCATCACTGCTTCGTTTCTGTGTTTGCTTCCCTCATCTTCCCCCAAAAGCATCGTCATATCGTCCATCCAACTACTCATGGGAATCTTCAATCAATGCATCCAATCTGCGAGTAATCGCCGTCGGGCAGTCGCAGAATGCCCCACTAAATCATGATTCAGCCGGCCAATTGCCTCGTCCAGTGTCTCGTGTGTCGTGGCAGTTGCTGCGTGCGCTTCCCGTCCAGGAAAGATACAACAGTTCTCGTTCCGTTCAGCACTTTCCCCCGTCAAATGCAACAGTCCCTACCGTCGTTAAACACATTCGCCTACAGCAGGCGCGGGGATTGCAACCCATCCCACCTCAAGCTCGCTACTCCGCAGCGAGGTGACTACCTAGATGCCAGGCGAATTAATAGTCTAAGACAAGTATCTCACATTGAATGATTCTTTCCCGAACCCAGCGCCTGCAGATTGATACCGGCAGTCAGTCTCGTGGTCTGAAGACAGAGGTACCTAGGAAAGAAGAAGGTGCGGTCTACAGCCTGCCTGCCTTCCAGCAAAGAAGCTCACGTCGGAGTTTCGGCGGACATCGGCACCATCAAAGCTGAAGAGCCTGAGACGGCGCAACGTCGCTTGCCTGCCGAACGTGGGAGCAGGCACCTTCCTTACCTCACCGACCTCACCTACCACCtgagtaaggtaaggtaggcaagCACGACCATCCACCACAGCTAGACAGGCGGAAAGGGAAATAAGGACCAAAGAAGAAACAAACGTCGGCGATTCGTGCTGCCACTGGCCGCCGTCACCGTCACCCGCACTCCACCAGAAGGTCCGTCCAGTCCTCACCTGCCTCATCCCCGTCCCGTTCACTTTCCTTCCCTCGCCTACGCGCAGATCTGCCACCTCTCCCGGCGGCGTCGCTTCGCATTTACCCCTCGTCATCTCTCATCTCTggaacctttttttttccctcgtGATTGCTCCCTTCAACATCAACCCTCCACCGCCCCTTCTTTTCCTTCCTTCATCTACGCCCAGAGTTCAATCCCCACTGATGAACCACGTCAGGTCCGCTTAGATTGATTTACTTCAGTCTGCCTTCACCCTCGCTGACCCTGAATCACAATAGAACAGGCGGGCCAGCAGACGGCGCGAAAAACCGACAAGCCAATTCCGACCCGACTCAGCTGCGAGCTCTTGTCACCTTTCTACGGATACGCTAGTGATTAACCTCTTCAACGACTCGATAGCCCGAACCGACCACGGCCAGGGCTCCCTCATTCGGGCATCGTCATCCGTCACTGCCGACTTGTTACCTACGACTCGGCCACTGAGGAATTTCTTCCTCTCTCATCTTACCGCCAATTTGTTCACCCGACCGACATCCGATTGTTGGCTTGGCTGACTTTTATTTCCACTCCATCATAACGTCAAGACGAACGCCCGAACCACatctatctctttttttttccccttcaAACCTTCGTTTCACTTTTGATTCTTTCTCCAGTCGCGAGTCGCATCGCAAGGTCACTCGCTGTTCTCCGTACTCACTCCGACCAACTGTTGTACCCTGCGTCACCAACGTCAAGGTTCAACCTACCTAATCAGTGGCGTTGTCTCTTTGAGCCTTGAACAACGCTCTGGCCGGAACTTGCAAATTCAACCCCCATCCACTTCTCGTCCAGCAACAAAAAATTGCCGAACTCCAAATCGGCGGATCAAATTTTCGAGTCCCTCATCCGCGCCCGCATTCCACCTCGACAGACCGAGACCCATTCATACCTGCCACGAGGCCGAGGAACCCTCCTAATTCGCAACCTCGCCGGACTCTGCAGCCCAATCCATCGCCATGGCAAACCGAGAATTCGTGGGTCTATCTGTTTTCTGCTTTACTTTTGTTGCACGCTAATCCATAGTCAGGAGATCATGCCATGGGAGTGCCGTGATGTCGAGGATCAGGCCGAAGCCTACTACAATCAGCCTCTCAGGTCATCGAATCAGGCTCTCGCTGAGGAGAATGCGAAGCTGAAGAAACTGCTCCGAGAAAACGGCATCTCTTGGTCACCCGTATCCGCCAACTACCAGAACCTCCAAGCAGGTGCCAGGCGGAAACAAGACCCCTCTTCAAGAACTCGCTCCTTTCCGTACCTTCCAACAGAGGTCCTCCTGCGCATTCTCAAGTACTCGATGACCTCGAAGGACACGATTATCGACCCCTTGACGAAACTCACGCCGGACAACCTCACAGCACAGGAGAAAAGCCGCGGTAATCAAATCGCCATCCACTTCTTGGCGACATGCAAGGCGATGCACGACGAAGGCAGCCGTATGTTCTGGAGCCACAACACTTTCACTTTCACGAATGAACATGCCGTCAGAAACTTTGCCGAGCTGGACTTTGGATTCCGAAAGGACATCAAGCATGTCAACTTCCGCATCGTCGCCCAGTTTTATGACGACAAGAAGCGAAAGCACAAGCTTGAGCGATCCTACCACCCGTCTCTGAAGAGCGACATCACACTGCGGACGATTCCTCGCGTCAGTGAGCGAACCTATGCCCGTGGCGGCTTCCGCTGCTACACGTGGGCTCAAGTGACGGATTTCCTGCGTGCCCTCCGTCCTCCCTTCGATCCCAAGCATGACAAAAAGCTAGTCCGTCCCAAGCTGCTTCCTGGCCTTGAGTCGCTTAGGATTGACTTGGTGAACTTTATCGACGACTTTCTGCCTATGCCTAGCAGCGACCTGCACGACGTGGCATCACACGAGCTCGGTTGTTCTCTGAATGAGTTGCAGGTCACCGGTCTTCCGATTGACGATGCTGGCAGCAAGGCCACCGCAGAGCTTACTGGGCTTCTGCGCGACGAGGGCCTCTTTCTTGCTGGCTTGCCCTCGTTTGTTCAAGTCAAAAACTCCCTGAAGCCTCTGCCGGGCATCTCGAGCTGCGCGCGTGTTGTTCGGGCCTGGAAGACAATAAAGGCAAAGCGGGAAGACGACGGTGATTCCGACTCTGACCCTGGAAATGAAACTGATGAAGGCCACTATCATCCTAAGGAGCCCATCATGCCTCCTGCGCCCCGTGAGACAGGCCATCCCAAGTCCGCGCCTAGCCGTCGGGACTTGACGATCTGGAAGAGGGTGCCCAAGAGCCGCGACGGGGATGGTGATGACCGCCAGTGGACCGAGTTCTGCCGCAGCAGTGGCTACCCCATGGAGGACATTGAGGATATGATGGGCGACGATGACGAGCTTGGCATCTGCCCGTGTTGTGGCGAACCGCACCCTAGTCTCTTGGACCTCCTCGAGACGGACAACGAGGAGGATATTCAAGAGGACTAAAGTACACGTTCGACTCAGTTGAGTAGGCGGCATTTGGTGGCGTTATTTGGAATGAGGGGCCCGAGCATGTCTAATGAAGGAGAGCAACATGGCGAGGCACCGTTACACATGGTATTCGGGATATGAACAGGGATCATGATTCATCGGAGGGAAAAGCTCACGGAGTTACTTTGCACAGGTCACGAGATTATGATACCACATTTTGCTCAGGGCACATAGATACCATGGTTAGCCATTAATAAGGCGTATGAGGCCAGCCTCTGTCTCAGACAGAAAGTCTGGTAAAATCAAATTCTTCTCTACTTGTGCTTCCCTACCTAAGCACCTCCGCCGTCCCCGATTCTGCGCTTGAAGGTGACGTTCCTCCAACGTAACTGGGTCGCTGCCCCTGCTCTCAAACTTCAAAGGTTAGTTCCCATGTTTCTCCGGTAGAGAACAAACCTGCTCTAAACTCAGCACACTCGATGCCTCTTACAGAAGTCTGTTAAGTTGAAGCACTTTGCGACGCAACTCTGTCTCCACGTTAGCAAGTCGACCTACCTTGGTTCCGACATCAGTCTGGAGACTTGAAAAGACCTCGCGGAGTTTATATACGTCCCATCCTGAGTTGGCCCTGGACTGCCGGGAGGGCGTGATGTCTTCGTTGCACATTGCTGCTCGACGTCGACGATAGTCATCGCTGTTCCACCCACGTCCGGAAAACGAAGAGTAACTCGTCCAAGAGTCTGGGTACCGTCCTCCATTCCTCTTGCGCTCCGCGTCGTCGAGGATGCGGTCCACGTCGTACTTTTCTCTCTGCACCTCGACGATAGTATGGTCGAGGATATTCATGTCCTGGTGGGATCGTGTGATCATGGCGGCTAGTTTATACGGGTCCCACGTTGCGTCGATCTCGGCATGGGAGACGCGGAGGGGGTTCGTCACGGAGTCGAGGGTGGGTGGGTTCTGGTAGGGGTTGGGGAGGAGGTAGTGGGCGTCCCAGTCTGTTGCGAGTTCGGGGGAGCTTAGGGTCGGCATGCAGGATTCGTAGTCTGGGCGGGCGCGGAGGAGGTCGAGGGCTTCGAGGTTGGGAGCGTGGATGGGACCGGAGGTTGAAGTATAGGCTGTTACGCCTC
This is a stretch of genomic DNA from Colletotrichum lupini chromosome 10, complete sequence. It encodes these proteins:
- a CDS encoding diphthine synthase; the encoded protein is MLYLVGLGLSDETDITVKGLEVVKKASRVYLEAYTSILLVDKAVLEAYYGREIVVADREMVESNSDEILRDAQTEDVAFCVVGDPFGATTHTDLVLRARELSIPVATVPNASIMSGIGATGLQLYNFGQTVSMVFFTDTWKPASFYDRIKENRDIGLHTLVLLDIKVKEQSLEDMARGRRVYQPPRYMTVGQCAAQMLEIEEDKKDGVYTPDSLAIGAARVGGKTEKYVAGTLKELCETDEILGGPLHSMVLLGRRAHELERDYIREFAVNNETFDKSWAADYGKQ
- a CDS encoding pyridoxamine 5'-phosphate oxidase, with amino-acid sequence MSFSNTSTGSKPADPYKAANQDNDVSVKDKVEAFVSFADKTKFAMMTTRDAKSGALVSRAMALAATENGGIDLLFHTNTESNKTDEIDSDPHINISFINSSGDWASVSGVSSVITDRSLVKKHYSPALKAWVGDLGDGTHDGSENDPRIGIIRVKTVSITYALSNATFIGKVAQLAEGVVTGSPAKVNKLREVSSQEVEQYRSASS